One window of the Natrarchaeobius halalkaliphilus genome contains the following:
- a CDS encoding MBL fold metallo-hydrolase, translating to MLSNLAQGVQAFTSNVYLLKGQRTVLIDPGSNFDVVERIRDRVDGLDAVVLTHTHPDHVGNLAAVKDAFDADAWGYDASVDGVDHAIEDDESVRLGDHEYVALHTPGHKDDHLCFYSEEAGVLLAGDLVFQNGSFGRTDLEEGNREMLIRSIDRLVDRIDEDLEEMHTGHGPSVTVDPYDHVELSAEMARQV from the coding sequence ATGCTCAGCAACCTCGCACAGGGTGTACAGGCGTTTACCAGCAACGTCTACCTCCTCAAGGGCCAGCGAACGGTCCTGATAGACCCGGGTTCGAACTTCGACGTCGTCGAGCGAATTCGGGATCGCGTCGACGGTCTCGATGCGGTCGTTCTCACGCATACACATCCCGATCACGTCGGTAATCTCGCGGCAGTCAAAGACGCGTTCGACGCGGACGCGTGGGGGTACGACGCGTCGGTCGACGGCGTCGATCACGCGATCGAGGACGACGAATCAGTCCGGCTGGGCGACCACGAGTACGTCGCCCTTCACACGCCCGGCCACAAGGACGACCACCTCTGTTTCTATTCCGAGGAGGCGGGCGTCCTGTTGGCCGGCGATCTCGTCTTTCAGAACGGAAGCTTCGGTCGAACGGATCTCGAAGAAGGAAACCGAGAGATGCTGATACGAAGCATCGATCGCCTCGTAGACCGGATCGACGAGGACCTAGAAGAGATGCACACCGGCCACGGGCCGAGCGTGACGGTCGATCCGTACGACCACGTCGAGCTATCGGCGGAGATGGCCCGTCAGGTCTGA
- a CDS encoding helix-turn-helix transcriptional regulator, whose translation MIRSVSVGFVVLLVVLSVAGVSSPTMLTHTAAGDGSETYQTVEEPIAPSTLPISQSDIDSSDFDTTTFEIVVHKNGSATWTFRHEQRLDGSEDESEAEARSTFQAFAEEFESEDAEPGLYQRFTDQALALTDRGNEVTDREMDATDFTRSARIDEQLNPMGIVEMSFVWHGFAAADNGTVVVGDVFQDIYITDDQSILIEADDDLVFQTAEPDPQYVGANLENADSVQWSGEREFLDGHPRVVFEHAEPESGNSNTGPLSSVTGGDDGERSWSSVAPVLGGVILTALASVFVWHRRRGTNADDDHGDVSQISRPAETDAVAADSGGAELRSEPEKGVEAETISDGSLNDDDLLTDEDRVIKLIRENGGRMKQVNIVEDTGWSKSKVSMLLSDMEDEGTISKLRVGRENIISLDGFEPEATKSPFEK comes from the coding sequence ATGATTCGGTCGGTTTCCGTTGGGTTCGTCGTTCTTCTCGTCGTCCTCTCAGTCGCCGGTGTCAGTAGTCCGACGATGCTGACCCACACCGCGGCCGGAGACGGTTCCGAGACGTATCAGACGGTCGAGGAACCGATCGCTCCGTCGACGTTGCCGATCAGCCAAAGCGACATCGACTCGAGTGACTTCGACACGACGACCTTCGAAATCGTCGTCCACAAAAACGGTAGCGCGACGTGGACGTTCCGCCACGAACAGCGCCTCGACGGCTCCGAGGACGAAAGCGAAGCCGAGGCGCGCAGTACCTTTCAGGCGTTCGCTGAGGAGTTCGAATCCGAGGACGCTGAACCGGGGCTCTACCAGCGCTTTACCGACCAGGCTCTGGCCCTGACCGACAGAGGGAACGAAGTCACGGACCGCGAAATGGACGCCACCGATTTTACCAGATCCGCGAGGATCGACGAGCAACTCAACCCGATGGGGATCGTCGAGATGTCGTTCGTCTGGCACGGGTTCGCAGCCGCGGATAACGGCACGGTCGTCGTGGGCGACGTCTTTCAGGACATCTACATCACGGACGACCAGTCGATCCTCATCGAGGCCGACGACGACCTCGTCTTCCAGACCGCAGAACCCGATCCACAGTACGTCGGAGCGAACCTCGAGAACGCAGACTCGGTCCAGTGGAGCGGCGAGCGCGAGTTCCTCGATGGTCACCCACGGGTCGTATTCGAGCACGCGGAGCCCGAATCTGGCAACTCGAACACCGGACCGCTCTCGAGTGTCACCGGCGGAGACGACGGGGAACGCTCGTGGTCCAGTGTCGCGCCAGTCCTCGGCGGCGTCATCCTGACCGCGCTCGCTTCGGTCTTCGTCTGGCATCGTCGTCGAGGCACGAACGCCGACGACGATCACGGTGACGTCTCGCAGATCTCTCGGCCGGCCGAAACCGACGCTGTCGCAGCCGATAGCGGGGGTGCCGAACTCCGATCTGAGCCTGAGAAAGGCGTGGAGGCGGAGACGATATCCGACGGATCTCTGAACGACGACGACTTGCTCACCGACGAGGATCGGGTAATCAAGCTCATTCGAGAGAACGGTGGCCGAATGAAACAGGTCAACATCGTCGAGGATACCGGCTGGTCGAAATCCAAAGTCAGCATGCTCCTCTCGGATATGGAAGACGAAGGGACGATCAGCAAGCTTCGGGTGGGCCGCGAGAACATCATCAGTCTCGACGGGTTCGAACCCGAGGCGACGAAGTCGCCGTTCGAAAAGTAA
- a CDS encoding tyrosine-type recombinase/integrase, whose product MIDLDEYPITTENSESYLNKRQLLDYRSEREECLEWLLTFGKKPVEATGYAPGTVKPRCYRMDRFYRYVWELEDGYTVNLTHEHADSWMNHLARRDVSATHKRNCMKSLMMLYKWLHHERGLGEWEPEFRFSADSSNQPRDYLTMEERREIRDAALEYGSVPSYNNLTSAERDRWKQYLSQRFEKPKSEITPDDWERANGWKFPSLVWTSLDAGLRPIEVERATLSWVDADNSVLRIPKEESSKNTEHWVVGLRDRTAEILRKWCQQRRTYPQYDGTDTLWLTRQRNPYGQSALRDVLHRLCDIAGIDIEHRQMSWYTIRHSVGTYMTREEDLAAAQTQLRHKSPETTMKYDQTPVEDRRDALDRMG is encoded by the coding sequence ATGATCGATCTCGACGAATACCCAATCACTACCGAAAATTCGGAGTCGTACCTGAACAAACGACAGCTACTCGACTATCGATCAGAACGTGAGGAGTGTCTGGAGTGGCTACTTACGTTCGGAAAGAAGCCAGTGGAAGCGACTGGGTACGCCCCAGGTACGGTAAAACCGCGGTGCTACCGTATGGACCGCTTCTATCGGTACGTATGGGAGTTGGAAGACGGTTATACTGTGAATCTCACACACGAACATGCCGACTCCTGGATGAACCATCTCGCTCGCCGTGACGTGAGCGCCACGCACAAGCGAAACTGTATGAAGTCACTCATGATGCTGTACAAGTGGCTCCATCACGAACGCGGACTCGGTGAGTGGGAACCGGAGTTCAGATTCTCTGCTGATAGCAGTAATCAGCCTCGGGACTACCTCACCATGGAAGAACGACGGGAGATCCGTGATGCCGCGCTTGAGTACGGATCCGTACCTTCGTACAACAACCTCACCTCTGCTGAACGAGATCGCTGGAAACAGTACTTATCACAGAGGTTCGAGAAGCCGAAATCAGAAATCACACCGGACGATTGGGAACGAGCCAACGGGTGGAAATTCCCGTCACTCGTCTGGACGAGTCTCGACGCTGGGCTACGGCCTATCGAGGTCGAGCGGGCAACGCTCTCATGGGTTGATGCCGACAACAGTGTGCTTCGAATTCCGAAAGAGGAGAGCTCGAAAAACACAGAGCACTGGGTCGTCGGCCTGCGAGACCGAACCGCGGAAATCCTCCGAAAGTGGTGCCAGCAGCGCCGAACGTATCCGCAGTACGATGGAACTGACACGCTCTGGTTGACCCGTCAACGGAACCCGTATGGTCAGTCAGCACTCCGTGATGTCCTGCACCGACTGTGTGATATTGCTGGTATCGATATCGAACATCGTCAAATGAGTTGGTATACCATACGCCACTCCGTTGGCACTTATATGACTCGTGAAGAAGATCTCGCTGCAGCGCAGACACAACTTCGTCACAAGAGTCCGGA